Proteins co-encoded in one Prunus persica cultivar Lovell chromosome G6, Prunus_persica_NCBIv2, whole genome shotgun sequence genomic window:
- the LOC109949643 gene encoding G-type lectin S-receptor-like serine/threonine-protein kinase LECRK3, with translation MLQRNKIKDQRGRQSHSEIILDSLHGMPFFLPWHLLLLKHNRCSQNISRGSSLTPTTNTTWLTRSGLYAFGFYRQGNGYAVGIFLAGIPQKTVVWTANRDDPPVSNNATLLFTGDGLALPTAEGQNYLVKSSGSSSYASMLDSGNFVLYNSGREIVWQSFHHPTDTLLPGQRLLSGNELFSANSEADHSTGIFRLKMQNDGNLVQYPVAAADTSIYAFYSSLTVGQGENVTLNFGADGHLYLLNRNGTNIRNITDGGLPTDEGKLYMIRKRMQFGQLSGSLPRISVFLKAYAD, from the coding sequence ATGCTGCagaggaataaaataaaagatcaaAGAGGAAGACAAAGTCACAGTGAGATCATTTTGGATAGCTTGCATGGCATGCCTTTCTTCTTGCCTTGGCATTTGTTGCTGCTGAAGCACAACAGATGCAGTCAAAATATAAGCCGAGGCTCTTCTTTAACACCAACCACCAACACCACATGGCTGACACGTTCTGGTCTATATGCCTTTGGATTTTACAGGCAAGGCAATGGCTATGCTGTTGGGATATTTCTTGCTGGAATTCCCCAAAAGACAGTCGTGTGGACTGCGAATCGAGATGATCCACCAGTCTCCAACAATGCCACCTTGCTGTTCACAGGTGACGGCCTTGCCTTGCCAACAGCAGAAGGCCAAAATTACTTGGTAAAATCTTCTGGCTCTTCTTCTTATGCTTCCATGCTCGATTCCGGTAATTTCGTGCTGTACAACTCTGGTCGGGAAATAGTATGGCAGAGCTTTCATCATCCAACCGACACCCTTTTGCCTGGTCAACGCCTTTTATCAGGAAACGAACTTTTCTCTGCGAATTCAGAAGCTGATCACTCAACGGGGATTTTCCGTCTCAAAATgcaaaatgatggaaaccttGTTCAGTACCCTGTAGCAGCGGCGGACACCAGTATTTATGCTTTTTATTCATCTCTCACTGTTGGCCAGGGAGAGAATGTGACACTTAATTTTGGTGCTGATGGCCATCTCTACTTGCTCAACAGGAATGGTACGAATATTCGGAATATAACAGATGGAGGTCTTCCTACTGATGAAGGAAAACTTTACATGATTCGAAAAAGAATGCAATTTGGTCAGTTGAGTGGGAGTCTTCCAAGGATAAGTGTGTTCCTAAAGGCCTATGCGGATTGA